One part of the Vitis riparia cultivar Riparia Gloire de Montpellier isolate 1030 chromosome 15, EGFV_Vit.rip_1.0, whole genome shotgun sequence genome encodes these proteins:
- the LOC117931681 gene encoding axial regulator YABBY 1-like, whose translation MSSSSAFSPDHLSPTSDQLCYVHCNFCDTVLAVSVPCTSLFKTVTVRCGHCTNLLSVNMRGLLLPAANQLHLGHSLFSPHNLMEEIRSPPSNTLINQPNPNEAVMPVRGVDEIPKPPVVNRPPEKRQRVPSAYNRFIKDEIQRIKAGNPGISHREAFSAAAKNWAHFPHIHFGLMPDQPVKKANVRQQEGEDMLMKDGFFAPANVGVSPY comes from the exons ATGTCCTCCTCATCTGCCTTTTCACCGGACCACCTCTCCCCCACCTCCGACCAGCTCTGTTACGTCCATTGCAACTTTTGTGACACTGTCCTCGCG GTGAGCGTTCCTTGCACTAGTTTGTTCAAGACTGTTACGGTTCGATGCGGTCACTGCACCAACCTCTTGTCCGTCAACATGCGTGGACTGCTTCTTCCTGCTGCTAATCAGCTTCACCTGGGACactctctcttctctcctcaTAATCTTATG GAGGAGATCCGCAGCCCACCGTCCAATACGTTAATCAATCAGCCCAACCCGAATGAGGCGGTCATGCCGGTGCGAGGAGTCGATGAGATACCGAAACCCCCTGTAGTTAACAGAC CCCCGGAGAAGAGACAGAGAGTCCCATCTGCTTACAACCGATTCATCAA GGACGAGATCCAACGTATCAAAGCTGGAAATCCAGGCATAAGTCACAGAGAGGCCTTTAGTGCTGCTGCAAAGAAT TGGGCCCACTTTCCACACATTCACTTTGGTCTCATGCCTGATCAACCCGTGAAGAAAGCTAACGTGCGCCAACAG GAAGGAGAGGACATGCTCATGAAAGATGGTTTCTTTGCTCCTGCCAATGTGGGTGTCTCCCCCTACTAA
- the LOC117932371 gene encoding Golgi SNAP receptor complex member 1-2-like, translating to MMDPNLDLQESGWEELRKEARKIEGDLDVKLSSYAKLGARFTQGGYVDTGSPTVSSSRSWKSMEMEIQSLLEKLLDTNDAMSRCAASAAPTTSVTQKLARHRDILHEFTQEFRRIKGNMNSMREHAELLSSVRDDISEYKASGSMSPRMQLLRERAAIHGSISHIDDVISQAQTTRAALNSQRTLFGDFQGKVKLLSDKFPIIRGLLGSIRRRRSRDTVILSAVIAACTLFLIIYWLSK from the exons ATGATGGATCCGAATCTGGATTTGCAGGAATCGGGCTGGGAGGAACTCAGGAAGGAGGCTCGTAAGATCGAGGGGGATCTTGATGTCAAGCTATCTTCTTATGCTAAGCTTGGTGCTAGGTTCACCCAAGGAG GATATGTGGACACTGGATCACCCACTGTTAGCTCCAGCAGGTCATGGAAGTCCATGGAAATGGAGATCCAATCCTTGCTTGAGAAGCTACTTGATACAAATGATGCTATGAGCCGATGTGCTGCATCTGCTGCACCTACTACTTCTGTTACTCAGAAGCTAGCAAGGCATAGAGACATACTTCATGAGTTTACCCAG GAATTTAGACGGATCAAGGGAAACATGAACTCAATGAGGGAACATGCAGAGCTTCTGAGTTCTGTCAGGGATGATATCAGTGAATACAAG GCATCTGGGAGTATGTCACCTAGAATGCAGTTACTACGAGAGAGGGCTGCTATCCATGGAAGCATATCCCAT aTAGATGATGTGATTAGTCAAGCTCAAACGACAAGGGCTGCCTTGAACTCTCAAAGAACTTTGTTTGGGGATTTTCAAGGGAAAGTGAAACTATTAAGTGACAAGTTCCCTATAATCCGTGGCCTGCTTG GTTCAATCAGGAGGCGGCGATCAAGAGATACTGTCATTCTCTCTGCAGTGATCGCGGCTTGTACGTTGTTCTTGATTATCTATTGGCTTTCAAAATGA